A stretch of Gasterosteus aculeatus chromosome 4, fGasAcu3.hap1.1, whole genome shotgun sequence DNA encodes these proteins:
- the LOC120817668 gene encoding uncharacterized protein LOC120817668 isoform X3, whose protein sequence is MAAAYCSDSGEEYSSGESGELDSDGSSDEKTDFQLHGKKPCKFYNGRGCKDGDRCSYLHFCKYALTGGCRRGSQCKLNHPGAARESSSDRSTSAAPKLTDGRCFQWQLNDGNGWLEVANDHILEAQYSLPHTQSIKIFNTSYGAVSIDFNRMRVSGKSLRVRRLDDGRTVWLWYCTLGRRWIKYGDEDPKGVPGPVKNSDIEKKFQSNPASSYTFAIGADTFEIKFAEMRQVTAERKRKVARRPQYRQQPAGVPQVASALQNLALDTEPRWQFEGDRGAWHDFKRRR, encoded by the exons ATGGCGGCGGCTTATTGCTCTG ATTCGGGGGAAGAATACTCTTCTGGAGAAAGTGGAGAGTTGGACAGTGACGGAAGCTCAGATGAAAAAACTGATTTTCAG CTTCACGGGAAAAAGCCCTGCAAGTTTTACAACGGCCGCGGCTGCAAAGACGGCGACAGGTGCTCTTACTTGCACTTCTGCAAGTACGCCCTCACCGGAGGTTGTCGCCGCGGGTCACAGTGTAAGCTGAACCACCCCGGGGCTGCAAGAGAGTCCTCCTCGGACCGATCGACATCTGCTG CGCCAAAGCTCACCGATGGCCGGTGCTTCCAATGGCAGCTCAACGACGGAAACGGCTGGTTGGAGGTTGCTAATGATCACATCCTCGAGGCCCAGTACTCGCTGCCGCACACCCAGAGCATCAAAATCTTCAACACCTCTTACGG ggCAGTGAGCATCGACTTCAACAGGATGAGGGTGTCGGGAAAGAGCCTTCGGGTGAGACGCTTGGACGACGGGCGCACGGTGTGGCTCTGGTACTGCACTCTGGGTCGGAGGTGGATCAAGTACGGAGACGAG GATCCAAAGGGCGTCCCCGGTCCGGTGAAGAACTCCGACATAGAGAAAAAGTTCCAGAGCAACCCGGCGAGCTCGTACACCTTCGCCATCGGTGCCGATACTTTCGAGATCAAGTTCGCAG AAATGCGACAGGTGacggcagagagaaagaggaaagtcGCACGCCGACCGCAGTACCGCCAGCAGCCGGCAGG AGTTCCTCAGGTGGCCTCGGCCCTCCAGAATCTCGCCCTGGACACGGAGCCCCGGTGGCAGTTCGAGGGAGACCGGGGAGCGTGGCACGACTTCAAGCGCAGG CGATGA
- the LOC120817668 gene encoding uncharacterized protein LOC120817668 isoform X1: MAAAYCSDSGEEYSSGESGELDSDGSSDEKTDFQLHGKKPCKFYNGRGCKDGDRCSYLHFCKYALTGGCRRGSQCKLNHPGAARESSSDRSTSAAPKLTDGRCFQWQLNDGNGWLEVANDHILEAQYSLPHTQSIKIFNTSYGAVSIDFNRMRVSGKSLRVRRLDDGRTVWLWYCTLGRRWIKYGDEDPKGVPGPVKNSDIEKKFQSNPASSYTFAIGADTFEIKFAEMRQVTAERKRKVARRPQYRQQPAGVPQVASALQNLALDTEPRWQFEGDRGAWHDFKRRSGTPNECSVTSDEIERKFTQNPDEGMTFKVGRYSYKLDFQAMIQTNLKNKNERRIRRVLV, encoded by the exons ATGGCGGCGGCTTATTGCTCTG ATTCGGGGGAAGAATACTCTTCTGGAGAAAGTGGAGAGTTGGACAGTGACGGAAGCTCAGATGAAAAAACTGATTTTCAG CTTCACGGGAAAAAGCCCTGCAAGTTTTACAACGGCCGCGGCTGCAAAGACGGCGACAGGTGCTCTTACTTGCACTTCTGCAAGTACGCCCTCACCGGAGGTTGTCGCCGCGGGTCACAGTGTAAGCTGAACCACCCCGGGGCTGCAAGAGAGTCCTCCTCGGACCGATCGACATCTGCTG CGCCAAAGCTCACCGATGGCCGGTGCTTCCAATGGCAGCTCAACGACGGAAACGGCTGGTTGGAGGTTGCTAATGATCACATCCTCGAGGCCCAGTACTCGCTGCCGCACACCCAGAGCATCAAAATCTTCAACACCTCTTACGG ggCAGTGAGCATCGACTTCAACAGGATGAGGGTGTCGGGAAAGAGCCTTCGGGTGAGACGCTTGGACGACGGGCGCACGGTGTGGCTCTGGTACTGCACTCTGGGTCGGAGGTGGATCAAGTACGGAGACGAG GATCCAAAGGGCGTCCCCGGTCCGGTGAAGAACTCCGACATAGAGAAAAAGTTCCAGAGCAACCCGGCGAGCTCGTACACCTTCGCCATCGGTGCCGATACTTTCGAGATCAAGTTCGCAG AAATGCGACAGGTGacggcagagagaaagaggaaagtcGCACGCCGACCGCAGTACCGCCAGCAGCCGGCAGG AGTTCCTCAGGTGGCCTCGGCCCTCCAGAATCTCGCCCTGGACACGGAGCCCCGGTGGCAGTTCGAGGGAGACCGGGGAGCGTGGCACGACTTCAAGCGCAGG AGCGGCACTCCGAACGAATGCTCCGTGACCAGTGACGAGATCGAGAGGAAGTTCACGCAGAACCCCGACGAAGGCATGACCTTCAAAGTGGGACGCTACTCCTACAAGCTGGACTTTCAAG CGATGATCCAGACTAACCTCAAGAACAAGAACGAGCGCAGGATCCGGCGTGTGCTGGTGTGA
- the LOC120817668 gene encoding uncharacterized protein LOC120817668 isoform X2 — MKKLIFSDKMHDTSVHSSPVTGAILHTPIFQLHGKKPCKFYNGRGCKDGDRCSYLHFCKYALTGGCRRGSQCKLNHPGAARESSSDRSTSAAPKLTDGRCFQWQLNDGNGWLEVANDHILEAQYSLPHTQSIKIFNTSYGAVSIDFNRMRVSGKSLRVRRLDDGRTVWLWYCTLGRRWIKYGDEDPKGVPGPVKNSDIEKKFQSNPASSYTFAIGADTFEIKFAEMRQVTAERKRKVARRPQYRQQPAGVPQVASALQNLALDTEPRWQFEGDRGAWHDFKRRSGTPNECSVTSDEIERKFTQNPDEGMTFKVGRYSYKLDFQAMIQTNLKNKNERRIRRVLV; from the exons ATGAAAAAACTGATTTTCAG CGATAAAATGCATGACACAAGTGTGCATTCCTCGCCGGTGACGGGAGCAATCCTCCACACTCCCATATTTCAGCTTCACGGGAAAAAGCCCTGCAAGTTTTACAACGGCCGCGGCTGCAAAGACGGCGACAGGTGCTCTTACTTGCACTTCTGCAAGTACGCCCTCACCGGAGGTTGTCGCCGCGGGTCACAGTGTAAGCTGAACCACCCCGGGGCTGCAAGAGAGTCCTCCTCGGACCGATCGACATCTGCTG CGCCAAAGCTCACCGATGGCCGGTGCTTCCAATGGCAGCTCAACGACGGAAACGGCTGGTTGGAGGTTGCTAATGATCACATCCTCGAGGCCCAGTACTCGCTGCCGCACACCCAGAGCATCAAAATCTTCAACACCTCTTACGG ggCAGTGAGCATCGACTTCAACAGGATGAGGGTGTCGGGAAAGAGCCTTCGGGTGAGACGCTTGGACGACGGGCGCACGGTGTGGCTCTGGTACTGCACTCTGGGTCGGAGGTGGATCAAGTACGGAGACGAG GATCCAAAGGGCGTCCCCGGTCCGGTGAAGAACTCCGACATAGAGAAAAAGTTCCAGAGCAACCCGGCGAGCTCGTACACCTTCGCCATCGGTGCCGATACTTTCGAGATCAAGTTCGCAG AAATGCGACAGGTGacggcagagagaaagaggaaagtcGCACGCCGACCGCAGTACCGCCAGCAGCCGGCAGG AGTTCCTCAGGTGGCCTCGGCCCTCCAGAATCTCGCCCTGGACACGGAGCCCCGGTGGCAGTTCGAGGGAGACCGGGGAGCGTGGCACGACTTCAAGCGCAGG AGCGGCACTCCGAACGAATGCTCCGTGACCAGTGACGAGATCGAGAGGAAGTTCACGCAGAACCCCGACGAAGGCATGACCTTCAAAGTGGGACGCTACTCCTACAAGCTGGACTTTCAAG CGATGATCCAGACTAACCTCAAGAACAAGAACGAGCGCAGGATCCGGCGTGTGCTGGTGTGA
- the LOC120817669 gene encoding uncharacterized protein LOC120817669, producing the protein MEREEQTGRRQETPVNGKHYEWQLSDGHQWLPIDHDHVIETHYCQPGAKGITINFIHTKVFIDFNTLQTQTAGLRVQRLSLLPRGHTEDVGWYFRDDQLWREYGSRQTSSRPPSISSGEIERQFALNPRGTVSFTVGSAGYSLDFSAMAQTNRITGLRRNVRRRPKFPSNAESFDSTSASSSQPPDGGYTWEFMGDEGKWTKYEANMCTLDSGAIERRYQLNPQGQLHFNTERHSYTLDFARMRQVNDTLGTARAARRTADCGGQRSGSTPPRWQFQDIGGVWRDYSKGSNISSQDLELQYQQNPSGSVNFTTRNFRYELNFSAMSQKNLFTSTTRSVRRLTQ; encoded by the exons ATG GAACGCGAGGAGCAGACGGGCCGTCGGCAGGAGACTCCAG TCAATGGGAAACATTATGAGTGGCAGCTGTCAGATGGACATCAGTGGCTGCCGATTGACCACGACCACGTGATCGAGACCCACTACTGCCAACCTGGAGCTAAAGGAATCACCATCAACTTCATCCACAC GAAGGTCTTCATAGACTTCAATACGCTGCAGACTCAAACCGCCGGTCTGAGGGTCCAGAGGCTGAGCCTCCTCCCCCGGGGCCACACCGAGGACGTGGGCTGGTACTTCAGAGATGACCAGCTGTGGCGTGAATACGGATCCCGGCAG acttCCAGCAGGCCGCCGTCGATCAGCAGCGGGGAGATCGAGCGCCAGTTCGCTCTGAACCCTCGAGGAACCGTCAGCTTCACAGTGGGCTCGGCGGGCTACTCCCTCGActtctcag CCATGGCACAAACAAACCGCATCACGGGCCTGCGCAGGAATGTACGCAGACGTCCGAAGTTCCCCTCCAACGCAGAGAG CTTTGACTCCACCTCAGCTTCCTCCTCCCAGCCCCCTGATGGAGGCTACACGTGGGAGTTCATGGGCGATGAGGGGAAATGGACAAAATACGAAGCAAAC ATGTGTACGTTGGACAGCGGCGCCATCGAGAGACGATACCAGCTGAACCCACAAGGCCAGCTGCACTTCAACACCGAGAGACACTCGTACACGCTGGACTTTGCAA GAATGCGTCAAGTCAACGACACCTTGGGGACGGCGAGGGCGGCGAGGAGGACTGCCGACTGCGGGGGTCAACGGAGCGGCAG CACACCGCCACGATGGCAGTTCCAAGACATCGGTGGAGTTTGGAGAGATTATTCCAAAGGAAGCAACATTTCCAGCCAGGACCTCGAGCTCCAGTACCAACAGAACCCATCCGGCAGCGTGAACTTCACCACAAGGAACTTCCGCTATGAGCTCAACTTCTCAG CCATGAGTCAGAAGAACTTGTTCACAAGCACCACCAGATCAGTGCGACGACTTACCCAGTGA